The DNA sequence CAAGACCGTGCACCCGGACGTCGCGGTCGTGATGATCTCCGGCCACGCGAGCGTGGAGACCGCGGTGAAGGCGACGAAGCTCGGGGCCTTCGATTTCGTCGAGAAGCCCCTGAGCCTCGAGAAGATCTCGCTCGTGGTCCGCAACGCCCTGAAGCACCGCCGCCTCGAGGCGCGCGACCGCGCCCTGCGCGAATCCCTGCGCCGCCGCCCCGCCCTCATCGGCGAGAGCGACGTCATGCTGAAGCTGGCGGAGCAGATCCAGTCGGCGGCGCCGACGAACGGCCGCGTGCTGATCCTCGGCGAGAACGGGACGGGCAAGGAGGTCGTGGCGAAGACGATCCATGCGCTCTCCGACCGCGCCGACGAGCCGTTCGTCGAGGTCAACTGCGCGGCGATTCCCGAGGAGCTGATCGAGAGCGAGCTCTTCGGGCACGTGAAGGGGGCCTTCACCGGCGCGGGCGAGAACAAGAAGGGAAAGTTCGAGCTCGCCGACGGGGGCACCCTCTTCCTCGACGAGATCGGCGACATGAGCCTGAAGACGCAGGCCAAGGTGCTCCGCGTCCTGCAGGAGCAGACCTTCGAGCCGGTCGGCGGCGTGACGGCGATCAAGGTGGATGTCCGCGTGATCGCGGCGACGAACAAGGACCTCCCCGAGCTGATCCGGAGGGGCGCCTTCCGCGAGGATCTCTACTTCAGGCTCAACGTCCTGCCGCTGCGCGTCCCGGCGCTCCGGGAGCGACCCACGGACATCCCGCTCCTCGCCCGGCACTTCCTCGCGGAGTTCGCGCGCCACTACGGGCGCGAGGTCCCGGCGGTCGATCCGGACGTCGTCGAGGCGATCAAGGCCCATCCCTGGCCGGGGAACGTCCGCGAGCTCCGGAACATCGTCGAGCGGATGACGATCATGGGGCCGCGAGGCCGGATCACGGTGGCGGATCTCCCTCCGGAGCTGGGGGGCGCCCATGCCGCTCCCCCCGCCGAGACGGGGCCGGATCTCGCGGCGCCGGGGTCGCTGCGCGACGCGCGCGAGAAGTTCGAGCGGTGGTACATCGGCCGGAGGCTGCGCGAGCACGGCGGCAACGTGACGCGCACGGCGGAGTCGCTGGGCGTGGAGCGGAGCCATCTGCACCGGAAGATGCGGGCGTTCGGGCTCGGGGGCGATCGCCAGGCGGCGGGGCGCTCGCCCGATCCCTCGGCGGCGGTCGCGGGCGAGGAGCCGGCTCCGGACGGAGGCGCGGGGCCGCGAGGATGAGAGCCGATCTCCACGTCCACTCGCATTACTCGGACACGGGACGGTACGCGCGCGCCGGCCTGCGCGACTGCTACGCGCGCCCGGGCGAGATCTACGATCGCGCGCGCGGCGCCGGGATGAATCTCGTCACGCTCACCGATCTCAACACGATCGAGGGGTGCCTCAGGCTTATCGACGAGCGCGGGGCCCCCCCGGATTTCGTCATCGGCGAGGAGATCGAGGCCAGGTTTCCCGACAGCGGCGCCCGCGTGCACCTGTGCGCCTGGGGACTGACCGAGGAGCGCCACCGGGAGGTCTGCCGCCTCCGGGAGAACGCCGAGGACCTGGTGGCATACCTCTGCGCGGAGCGCGTGGCGTGCGCGCTGAGCCATTTCGTCTCGAAGCTGCCGGTCGGCTTTCCGGAGGCGTCGGTCTACCGGCGCGCTCTCGAGCTTTTCGATGCCGTCGAGGTCCGCAACGGCGCCCAGGGCCGGCACTACAACGCTCTCGTCGCCGCGCTCGCCATGGGGCGCGACGGCCCGCGGGGTGCGGTCGGGTTCGTCGGAGGGAGCGACGCCCACACGCTGCGCCGCGTGGGCACCACCTGGACGGAGGCGGAGGCGCGCACGCCGGCGGATTTCCTCGAGGAGATCCGCTCGGGGCGCACGTCGGCGGGAGGAAGAGTGCGAGGCGCGGCGGACATCTTCCTCGATCTCGCCTCCCTCGCCTCCTCGCATTACGCATCGCTTCCGTCGCGGCTCGCCGGCCCCGGGCGCGAGGGGATTCTCCGCCTCGCGGCGGACCTTCCCAGGCAGATCGTCGGCGTCCCCCTCGTCGGGACGATCCTCTACTTCGTGGGGGTGAGGCGGCAGGTCCGGGCGATGCAGCGCGAGATCGCGATCGTCGACCTCCGCGAGTTCCGAAGCCGGATGCGATCCTATCCGCGGCCGGCCCCCGGGCCCGCCGGATCGAGAGAGAGCTCGCGCCCGTGAGGTCGTCTCCCGGCGGAGGGTTCCCAACAACCCGGGTCTCGGCGCTCGTCGGCGCCAGGAGCCGGAACGCCGACGAGAGATCGCGCTCCTTCGACGCGCTCGTCGCCGCCTACTGGAAGCCCGTCTACAAGTACATCCGCCTGAAGTGGTCGCGCTCGCCGGAGGACGCGCAGGACCTGACGCAGGGATTCTTCCTGCGGGCGATGGAGAAGGACTTCTTCGCCCCCTACGACGCCGCGAAGGGGCGCTTCCGCACGTTTCTCAGGGTGTGCCTCGACGGCTATCTCGCGAACGAGCACAAGGCCGCGGGGCGCATCAAGCGCGGCGGGGAGGCCGTCCTCCTTCCGCTCGAGTTCGAGGCGGCCGATGGCGAGATCCGGGAGCGCGGGATTCCCGAGCCCGCCGCGATGGATCGCTGCTTCGACGACGAATGGGTGAGGAGCCTCTTCTCCCTGGCCGTCGACGCGCTGAGGGCCGAGTGCGCCGCCCGTGGCAAGGAGCCCCACTTCCGCATCTTCGAGGCGCACGATCTCGATGCGGATCCGAGGCCGTCGTACGCGGATCTCTCGGCGCGGTTCGGGCTCCCCGTCACCACCGTGACCAACCATCTCTCGTGGGCGCGCCGGGAGTTCCGCCGCCT is a window from the Acidobacteriota bacterium genome containing:
- a CDS encoding sigma-54-dependent Fis family transcriptional regulator, which encodes MSAQRILIVDDESGIRSSLSQVLGDEGFDVEAVSTGEKGLERLRESNFHLVLLDVWLPRRDGLEILEEIKTVHPDVAVVMISGHASVETAVKATKLGAFDFVEKPLSLEKISLVVRNALKHRRLEARDRALRESLRRRPALIGESDVMLKLAEQIQSAAPTNGRVLILGENGTGKEVVAKTIHALSDRADEPFVEVNCAAIPEELIESELFGHVKGAFTGAGENKKGKFELADGGTLFLDEIGDMSLKTQAKVLRVLQEQTFEPVGGVTAIKVDVRVIAATNKDLPELIRRGAFREDLYFRLNVLPLRVPALRERPTDIPLLARHFLAEFARHYGREVPAVDPDVVEAIKAHPWPGNVRELRNIVERMTIMGPRGRITVADLPPELGGAHAAPPAETGPDLAAPGSLRDAREKFERWYIGRRLREHGGNVTRTAESLGVERSHLHRKMRAFGLGGDRQAAGRSPDPSAAVAGEEPAPDGGAGPRG
- a CDS encoding PHP domain-containing protein is translated as MRADLHVHSHYSDTGRYARAGLRDCYARPGEIYDRARGAGMNLVTLTDLNTIEGCLRLIDERGAPPDFVIGEEIEARFPDSGARVHLCAWGLTEERHREVCRLRENAEDLVAYLCAERVACALSHFVSKLPVGFPEASVYRRALELFDAVEVRNGAQGRHYNALVAALAMGRDGPRGAVGFVGGSDAHTLRRVGTTWTEAEARTPADFLEEIRSGRTSAGGRVRGAADIFLDLASLASSHYASLPSRLAGPGREGILRLAADLPRQIVGVPLVGTILYFVGVRRQVRAMQREIAIVDLREFRSRMRSYPRPAPGPAGSRESSRP
- a CDS encoding sigma-70 family RNA polymerase sigma factor, whose product is MRSSPGGGFPTTRVSALVGARSRNADERSRSFDALVAAYWKPVYKYIRLKWSRSPEDAQDLTQGFFLRAMEKDFFAPYDAAKGRFRTFLRVCLDGYLANEHKAAGRIKRGGEAVLLPLEFEAADGEIRERGIPEPAAMDRCFDDEWVRSLFSLAVDALRAECAARGKEPHFRIFEAHDLDADPRPSYADLSARFGLPVTTVTNHLSWARREFRRLVLETLRSVTGSEDEFRREARFLLGTDPP